DNA from Acidobacteriota bacterium:
TTCCTCCCGAAAGTTGCTCGGAGTGAGAAGGCCCCGGCACTTAGGATTGGACTCTGGGGGCGGGCAAAGTGCTGGAAGGCGATCGGATTCAAAATGCGATCGTCGGACCGAACTGGAACGAGCCCAGCCGGGCAGCGGCGACTCCGAAATGGGTTAAAGCAAAACCTGACCAGCGATGGTCCGGGAGCCCGGGTCGTGTGCAGCTTCGACATCAGGTGAAACTGCCTACACCAAGTCTGTTAGTGGCCGGCTTCAACCGCCTGCGCCAGCCAAAGTTCGAGCTGCTGCGGGGTTTTGGCTTCCGTTCCGTTGAACAGGATGGTCGGAGTGTGCTGCACGTTGTCGTGGCCGCCCCGGCGCTGATCGGCCTGCACCAAGGCGAACAGATCGGGGTTGGCGAAGGCATCCTCCAGTTGGGTGCGGGTGATGCCATAGGGGTGGGCAAAGCGCGCGGCGGTGTCCATCAGATTGGCGGGCGTGAGGTCGTTCTGGTGGGTGAAGCAGTAGTCGCGCCAGGCCATGCCGATCTTCAGGCTATGGATGTCAAAGAAACGCGCCAGCACGGAGGCATTGAAGGACCACTGATGCTGCGGCAGGGGGTAGTCACGAAACTCGAAGCCGACTTGCTTGCCAAAGCGGGGAATAATCTGGCTCTTGAAAATCTGGTGCCACTGCGCGCAGTCGGGGCATTCTAAATCCTGATAAATGATGACGCGCAGTTTGGAATGCGCATCGCCGAGGATGGGATCCGTGCTGGTGGTGGATTTTGGTGCGGCGGTGAACGCAGTGAGCGCCAGAAGCGCCGCGCCCAGGAGTATGGAAAGCAGCGCAGGTTTCATAGCTTCATTGTAGAGCAGGCGGCTCACGTGGAACTTTCGTGCGAAAATGACGGCTATGATCGAACCGCAGGACCGCGCTCCAAGTTCCCGCACGCAGGTAAGGCGGCTTGCGGAGCGCGGACGCTACCATCCGGCGGAGATACGCGCCATCCTGGACGAAGGATTTTTATGCCACGTCGGCTTCGTGGCGCCGGAAGGTCATCCGGTTGTGATCCCGACGGCCTATGGGCGGCGCGGGGATTTTCTTTACCTTCATGGCTCGGCCGCTAGCCACATGCTGCGCACGCTGCGCGAGGGCGTGGAGCTATGCTGCACTATTACGCACCTTGACGGGCTGGTACTGGCACGTTCAGTTTTCAATCACTCGATGAACTATCGCTCGGTAATGATATTTGGGCGGGGACGGGTCTTGACCAGTGGAGCCGAGAAGCTCGCGGCGCTGGAGGCCATCAGTAATCAGATTGCGCCGGGGCGCTGGGAAGCGGCGCGGCGGCCTTCCGGCCAGGAGTTGAAGGCGACGCTGGTGCTGGAGCTGCCGCTGGCCGAAGCCAGCGCCAAGGTTCGTAACGGCCCGCCGATTGATGACGCTGAGGATTACGCCTTGCCGGTTTGGGCAGGCGTTGTACCGATTACCCTGCAGTACGGCAAGCCCGAAGCCGATCCCAGGCTAGCCGAGGGCATCCGGCTGCCGGAGGAGATCCAGCGCGGCCGCGGGCGTTGTCCAGAAGACACTTGACGGGGGCCGCGAGGCCCGGCAAAATCAAGCCAAATGAGAACCGAAACGGCAGCCGCGGCTAAGGAAACGGTTCTCCTCGCGGAGGATGAAGAGATCGTGCGGCGGCTGGTGGTGGAGTTGCTGCTGCGCGCGGGCTTTCAAGTGCTCGCGGCGGCAAATGGCGAACTGGCGCTGGAAACGGCGCGCACCTATGCCGGCCCGATTCACTTGCTGATCAGCGATGTCGCCATGCCCGCCATGACCGGACTGGAGCTGGCGCGACGGATTGGAAATTTGTACCCCCAGATCAAGATTCTTCTGGTTTCCGGCTATAGCGATCCGGCTGCCATTGACGACCTGAAACAGCAGGCCGGCTTTGCCTATCTGCGCAAGCCGTTCACGCCGCAGATGTTGCTGGAGCAGGCGCGGGCTCTACTCGAAGTGAGCTAGTTCCAGCGGTTTAATACGCGGCCACGCGCGACCGCCAGGAAGGACGCGGTAAACCGTGGGCATGTCTTTGAGAAGGAAGGCGTTAAATTTGCGAACCGCAGAGCTCGCCTGCTGGCCGGCTTCGGCCAGCTCGGCGGACTGAACCGGGGTGGGTAGACCTTCGTAGTCGTCCATGCCGCGTTCAACGGACGAGGCTGCGGAAAAGGCGCGGTCCAGCGCGTCCTGCAACGGCTTCAACGCCACCTCCGCCTTTTGGACAGCCGGTAACGCTGCCTTTCTGTTGGCTCCCAGCGCGGTGGCATAGGCATGCATAGCCGCAAGCTGTTGGTTAAGATCATGCGCGGTATTTTCGGCATCGGCAAGTTGCAGTTGCAGTTGGTACGCACGCATAACGATGGTGGCGCGCCGTTGGCGCTCGGCTGAGGATAGGGGGCTTTGCGGATCGGCGGTGAGCGTAAACGTGCCGGCCAGCTTGGCAGTGCCAGCCGCGACCGCAACTGAATAGGGGCCGGGCTGGGCCCAAGGTCCGCTGGGGCGGAAAAAGCGGTTGCGGCTGGGCTCGGGAGTG
Protein-coding regions in this window:
- a CDS encoding pyridoxamine 5'-phosphate oxidase family protein, which translates into the protein MIEPQDRAPSSRTQVRRLAERGRYHPAEIRAILDEGFLCHVGFVAPEGHPVVIPTAYGRRGDFLYLHGSAASHMLRTLREGVELCCTITHLDGLVLARSVFNHSMNYRSVMIFGRGRVLTSGAEKLAALEAISNQIAPGRWEAARRPSGQELKATLVLELPLAEASAKVRNGPPIDDAEDYALPVWAGVVPITLQYGKPEADPRLAEGIRLPEEIQRGRGRCPEDT
- a CDS encoding response regulator; protein product: MRTETAAAAKETVLLAEDEEIVRRLVVELLLRAGFQVLAAANGELALETARTYAGPIHLLISDVAMPAMTGLELARRIGNLYPQIKILLVSGYSDPAAIDDLKQQAGFAYLRKPFTPQMLLEQARALLEVS